Within the Cryptococcus neoformans var. neoformans B-3501A chromosome 1, whole genome shotgun sequence genome, the region TGAATTAGGAAGGGGTGAGCGACACTTTTGGGACTTTTGGACAATTCTGTTACTGTGTTGGAATACCTTGCATATATTTATACATCAAATACATGGAGTTGAGTTTATGAACAGAAGGACATGATGCACTGTGGCGTAACGGTCGTGTACTGCCTAAATGATGCTTGACCTTATATTTTTCTGTCCAAGATTGACCATGTTATTTAGATTAAGctaaatgatgatgatgggatAAGAGCGGCGGACTTTTTTTGTTGACACAAAAAGCTTCCgacaaaaaaggaaaagtaTCGACGAGGAGTGCTGGCTGTTTCAGTCACAATGTATTTCAACATGTAAGCAGCAAAGGAGCGGATGCTCAACTTCATACGGAGTCTACAGCTATTCATCAGGTCGCAAATGACATCTCAGAGACCCATCGTAGCCGTTATAGGCACTACTGGCGTCGGTAAATCTCAATTGGCCGTGTCCCTCGCCCAATCTTTCAGCCTTTCTCGAGCACCACGGTTGGGCATGAACAACAATGAAAACAAAACACACCCCGCAGTTGTGCTTTCTGCCGACTCTATGCAGCTTTACACTGGTCTAGATGTGATCACCAACAAGGTGACAGTTGAGGAAATGGGTGGGATTGAACATTGGGGACTGAATATGGTTACGCCAGGTGAGGATACGAGCTGGGAAGTAGGGAAGTGGTGTAACGAAGCAAATGCAAAGGTGAGTCATCGCCTTCTAACCTACGGAAGGCTTATGCTTTCAAGTAGATTACAACACTGCCAGTTGATGTCTTGCCAATAATTTGTGGCGGGACGCATTATTTCATCCAGcacttcctttttcccccACCCGAGTTATCTTTTGTTCGCGATGGCGAGATCAAAAGCCAAGCAAAAGATCCTATGTCTGTCAGATGGACACCTCCAGGGCCTAGACCGCCCATTCCAGAAAACCTGTCACCAGAGCTGTTAGCTCTCTTGGATACCTTTTGGCTTACAGAGCCTACATGGCCTAGTACTTCCGGATCTTCAGTAACGGAAAGAAATCCCGGACCATCAAAGTCCAGTAGACCTACAACaagagaggatgaacaTCTTCTTGCGTTGCATCGTCTATTGGAAACTATCGATCCAAAGGAATCTCAAAGATGGCATTGGCgagatgggaggaaggtcAGAAGGAGCTTGGAAAGAtggtgggaaaggggaggcACCGTGGATAGCGTCCCTTCATCGAATGGCCTAGAGGAGCcgaagggaagggaggcgAGGTTTAGGACACTGATTTTCTGGGTGTACGAGCCCATGGAGACTTTGAGACCGAGGTTAGATAGAAGAGTGGACAAAATGCTCGAAGTATGTTTTGTTTCATCCGCTCATCGTAAATGCGGTGCTGATTATGTGACAGAATGGGTTGCTCGATGAGATATCGGAACTAAGAGAAATAGCCCAGAGAATATATGGAAGCACAGATGCCACAGACCATACCGAGGGCATATTCCAAGCGATAGGTGAGGGCCAGTTACTTTTTTGCTCTATGGCAGCTGATTCAGGTCCTCTCTTTAGGCTACAAAGAATTTGcatctctccctttgcCCTCTCCCAatcctcaatctcatccgctcttccccaccatgGTTGATCGAACTAAGGTTTCCACCCAACAATATGCCAAATCTCAACTTAAGTGGATAAAGAAGCAGTTCTTGCCAGCGGTGCGGGAAGCCCGCTCATTGGGGGGCGAAGTTGAAGTATATGTTGTTCCTGGGGGGGAAACAGGAGTCCCACTGGCAACCGAAATCTTGCATAAATTCTTGAAACGAGAGAAAGTACCGTCAAATTTGGAGGTGGGCCATGTGAACGCAAAAGAGCTGTTGCATTCTTTGGAGGAAAATGGCATTGTACCGAATACTGCAGAGTGAGTCGCTCACCGATCATGGTCTTCTCGTGCTTACGTTGGGTTAGTCGGCAAAGTATAAACGCTCGTAAAATATGCGAAGTATGTTCAACTCCCAATAATCCATGTTCAGTACTTTTGAGAGAATGGGACCAGCATACTAAGACAAGAGCGCACAAGCAGTAGGTTTTATGCCCCCTTCTGATACCTTCTAACATCTCTCTAGTAACGCCAACCCTATCAAAATGGATAAAGCCGAATGGATAGCCAGGCAAAAAGCTatgggggaagagaggaagaccgAAAGGCAAAGGCTAAAGCAAGAATCGATGGCAGTAGGACTAGACCAAAAAGCAGATTGATTTCCGATTACGTGGTGGATATGAATGCTGGTCGAATATCGGGTTATCAACTGCAACAAGGCAAAAAACGCCTGAGACGAACTCCATCCTTTCATGGCAGCTGATCCATGAGACAAGAACTACTACTTGTCCCATTACAAAGCGTACTAAACAAGCTGTTGTTCGAGTGCGGCTAACTCTTCCGCGGTCATCAGCCAATCTTCATCAATCTGAGATGGGTCTACCATTAGCCGTAATACCATGCTAGATAGGGCGATCAATCCTTCTGCTCACCTCCAATTCAACCTCTGTTGGGTTAGTTTCTGAGTCGCAAGGAAcgacctcatcctctggATCAAGCCAGTTACTTTCATCTGAAACGAAAGGCAATGCACCGCCTGTGCGCGCTAGCCTCTGGCAAGAATAACATAAAGATTGGCCATTGCTCCGCCAAACGAGACAATTAAACTTACGTCGGCCGCCTCATTCCCTTCTACTCCGCTGTGCGCAGGCACGTACTTGAATTTGACTCTCCCGGctgctcctcttcgcctGAGAAGAACTAGGAGATGTTTGATCAAATCTGTATTGATGACTTCTTGTTTATAACTGTTCCTAAAGTTGTTATTCATCCATTTTGGAAGCCAAATGGTCATACCTGAATGTGTGAACGCGTAAGGGCATGAGCTATAGCAATGGTTGAATGGAATAAACCAACAGGAGATGGTGTATTGGGAATCACATCGTATTTCAAGTGGGATATCGGGAAAAGGGCATCTTTCAATGGCTCGTATCACAGCCTACCAACGAGAGAGATCTCTGGTTAGCAAAGGGCGCGGAGCAAGCAAGGATAGGCTCACGAGCAATTCTCCTCGGTTGTTAGTTTGTGGCTCTCCTGGGACTCTCTCCGCCCAGTTTCTACCGAAATCAGAATTGTCGTTTCGGAGCTTGCAGTACACCTACTGTTTAGACGCTTCTCCTCGACTGCCCCACCAAACCCCAGCTCCTGCTCTTGAGCCTACTTGTCCATTTCCTTTGGCGGAGCCATCTGTATAGACAACAAGATAATGTGGAACAGACTTAGTAAAACTAAAACCCTGTTGAGCTATCTTTTGTAATTTCGGTGGTAAAGATGCAGGTGAGGCCACTGTTGCCGGGGAAGTGGCTTGAAAATGGGTATCAACGGGTGGCGCTTTGCTGTCTTCCATTTCAGCTCGTTTCCTTTTACCAATTGGAGGCGgttgggaaggaagagcatCTCCGGCAGCAGTGACAAAAtcttttgcttcttgctcAGTGGCAAACTTTTTGTATTTGGCACTATAAAGGCTTAGCGAACAATCTATATCTGCAAAACACACGAGAAGTTAAAGTCTCACCTCGGAAACCCCTTGACTTGCTCCTCCGCCGCAGGCCATGTCTTGTAGACCCCCGGATGTCTGCCTGTCGCAACGGCATAGAATCCTGGCTTAGGAGCCCTGTGACTCTCTCAGAGTCTGCAACATTTGAAGCCAATAAGACTTACATATCTGCGACGATTTTAGGGCGTGGCTGCTGGGGAGTTACGATTGTCGGTCTCCCAGAAACAGTGATACGAAGCGCTGAAAGTGTGCTCCAAATGCCTGGAGAGAGACGGGGAGGCCGTCTTGCAGGCAGCACTAGGCGTGAGAATCGAGGAGACACTTTGAGTGGAGGTAGAGTCAGGGAAAGCACTGGATGATCTGTGAGTGTGAGACGGGTTTCCTGACAGGGGTAAGATGTAGATGATTCATGATAGTTTGTGGGTAACGGCTTGACTGGAAACTTGCGGCGAATTGTCGCTTCGTTCGTCGTTGCAGTGCAAAAACAATAATTGATATTTAACAGTCAGTGGGTGTTAATTTTTGGATGGGGCACTTCTCCGTTCTCCAAATTGGCAAACGAACGAGCAGTACGAGATGTAGAGCTGAGTAACCAATAACGCCCCCAAGCCCCAACACCACGGCCTTAACATGTCTCGTTACATTGGATCAATCGACTCCAGCACGACGTCCTTCTAATCTGTATTCTGTATTATCATCCAATGTACATTTCATCTGCGCTGGTTGCAAGCAGTACAGTGCTAACTTAAATAAACAGGTGTATTCTGATCTCAAGCTTCAGACATAAAGGATTAAGCCGCCTATGACCCTATTACTTCAGATTATTTGTATCGACATAAAGAAACAAGATTTGTATGATTAGGAATGACACGTCAAGATCCTTTGATGGTTgcagagaaaaaagaggaaataATGTTAAGGGTTTCTATGGGGAAATGAAAGTCGCTTCGTTGAAGACAAACCCCTTGACGGGGatgacttcttcatcaaggTTGACTTCAAGTGTAGCGGGGTTGTGGtactgaaaaaaaaatcagcCGGCGTTTCATGAGCATATGGGCGGTATCTACCTGATAGATGTAGGCGTTTGTCCCAGTCACAGCCGTTAAGCCCTTCTTAATGACGTATGGAATCTCGGCCAAAACGTCGACCTTTTCAATCAGACCCCCTTCGCCGGGTACTTTGCCCGCTTTCTCAATGACGAGGGTGGCACCAGCTTTCCCTTGGCCGTCCCTTCGGTCGCCCTGCCATTTGAACTCAAGGCCGCTAGGTACGGAGTAGCCAGTTTCAGAGTCGTGGACTGGGTTCAAGTGAGTGGCGGAAGAGATATCctgagaaggagcaggatAGGTAGAGTCAGACGGAGGGGCATGAGTCTGGCCGGTGATAAGGAACGGGACGGGAGCAGTCTTGCTGCAGTAGATGGCACCGATATTGACCTTGGTTCGACCAGACTTTGCGCCTTTGGGTCCGAAGTCATCCTTGAACCCACGTCAGCATTTTTCCACATGGTCACACGATAGACAGAGACGGCAGCTACATACAGTGGTCTCGAACTCCATTTGGAAGGCCCTCACACTCCCGAgtttctcctcatcttgcCCAGGAGCAGTGGAGAAAAAGCAAAAGTTCCATCGAGAGGCAACCAGGTTTGGCCTCATACCTTGAATGGCATGTATAAATATACCCTCACCCTTGGCGTCAACAGCTTGTCCGTTGATGACGAGGGTACCAGAGCTATGAATGAAGGGATGGAATCG harbors:
- a CDS encoding hypothetical protein (Similar to gi|19114348|ref|NP_593436.1| trna isopentenyltransferase [Schizosaccharomyces pombe], FASTA scores: opt: 497, E(): 1.2e-22, (30.385% identity (55.000% similar) in 520 aa overlap (20-527:3-431)); HMMPfam hit to IPPT, IPP transferase, score: 15.7, E(): 5e-12) → MLNFIRSLQLFIRSQMTSQRPIVAVIGTTGVGKSQLAVSLAQSFSLSRAPRLGMNNNENKTHPAVVLSADSMQLYTGLDVITNKVTVEEMGGIEHWGLNMVTPGEDTSWEVGKWCNEANAKITTLPVDVLPIICGGTHYFIQHFLFPPPELSFVRDGEIKSQAKDPMSVRWTPPGPRPPIPENLSPELLALLDTFWLTEPTWPSTSGSSVTERNPGPSKSSRPTTREDEHLLALHRLLETIDPKESQRWHWRDGRKVRRSLERWWERGGTVDSVPSSNGLEEPKGREARFRTLIFWVYEPMETLRPRLDRRVDKMLENGLLDEISELREIAQRIYGSTDATDHTEGIFQAIGYKEFASLPLPSPNPQSHPLFPTMVDRTKVSTQQYAKSQLKWIKKQFLPAVREARSLGGEVEVYVVPGGETGVPLATEILHKFLKREKVPSNLEVGHVNAKELLHSLEENGIVPNTADRQSINARKICEVCSTPNNPCSVLLREWDQHTKTRAHKHNANPIKMDKAEWIARQKAMGEERKTERQRLKQESMAVGLDQKAD
- a CDS encoding hypothetical protein (Similar to gi|46101015|gb|EAK86248.1| hypothetical protein UM04793.1 [Ustilago maydis 521], FASTA scores: opt: 970, E(): 1e-55, (40.839% identity (66.667% similar) in 453 aa overlap (2-423:6-446))), whose product is MSWFGSNKSSSNSPAGVTNFWPATSYNSGFGELTESDTAWLNASNQGFQTETNVWYSVLEDGSLLMVQVIWSYLGIFLIPATTQMTFKHYNPTTKKAVWKSVHASNAKFDKQSCKSDLFEIRHSGSPTEGETYNITASLEKDVQITVEYTRPADTPGFKLGSGPDGGISAFGKDRAKREGYVVHRFHPFIHSSGTLVINGQAVDAKGEGIFIHAIQGMRPNLVASRWNFCFFSTAPGQDEEKLGSVRAFQMEFETTDDFGPKGAKSGRTKVNIGAIYCSKTAPVPFLITGQTHAPPSDSTYPAPSQDISSATHLNPVHDSETGYSVPSGLEFKWQGDRRDGQGKAGATLVIEKAGKVPGEGGLIEKVDVLAEIPYVIKKGLTAVTGTNAYIYQYHNPATLEVNLDEEVIPVKGFVFNEATFISP
- a CDS encoding hypothetical protein (Similar to gi|46249528|gb|AAH68735.1| Unknown (protein for MGC:81203) [Xenopus laevis], FASTA scores: opt: 483, E(): 5.6e-22, (35.252% identity (61.511% similar) in 278 aa overlap (7-270:29-292)); HMMPfam hit to RnaseH, RNase H, score: 117.7, E(): 2.7e-32) — protein: MAPKPGFYAVATGRHPGVYKTWPAAEEQVKGFPSLYSAKYKKFATEQEAKDFVTAAGDALPSQPPPIGKRKRAEMEDSKAPPVDTHFQATSPATVASPASLPPKLQKIAQQGFSFTKSVPHYLVVYTDGSAKGNGQVGSRAGAGVWWGSRGEASKQNWAERVPGEPQTNNRGELLAVIRAIERCPFPDIPLEIRCDSQYTISCMTIWLPKWMNNNFRNSYKQEVINTDLIKHLLVLLRRRGAAGRVKFKYVPAHSGVEGNEAADRLARTGGALPFVSDESNWLDPEDEVVPCDSETNPTEVELEIDEDWLMTAEELAALEQQLV